A stretch of Bacillus pseudomycoides DNA encodes these proteins:
- a CDS encoding SDR family oxidoreductase, translating to MFVRHALITAGTKGLGKKVTDKLLAEGYSVTVTYHSDISAVETMKEKYKHIEERLQFVQADVTKKEDLHKIVEEAINCFGKIDFLINNAGPYVFERKKLIDYEEDEWNEMIQGNLTAVFHLLKIVVPIMRKERFGRIINYGFQGADSAPGWMYRSAFAAAKVGLVSLTKTIAYEEAEYGITSNMVCPGDIIGEMKEATIQEARTIKDSRTPIGRSGTGEDIARTIAFLCEEDSDMITGTIIEVTGAVDVIHRYR from the coding sequence ATGTTTGTGAGACACGCGCTCATTACAGCCGGTACGAAAGGTTTAGGAAAGAAAGTAACAGACAAATTATTGGCTGAAGGGTATTCAGTAACTGTAACATATCATAGCGATATAAGTGCTGTAGAAACAATGAAGGAAAAATATAAGCATATAGAAGAACGTTTGCAATTTGTGCAAGCGGATGTGACGAAAAAAGAAGATTTACATAAAATAGTAGAAGAAGCAATTAATTGTTTTGGTAAAATTGACTTTTTAATTAATAATGCAGGTCCTTACGTATTTGAGCGTAAAAAGTTAATTGATTATGAAGAAGATGAATGGAATGAAATGATACAAGGAAACCTAACAGCGGTGTTCCATTTATTAAAAATTGTCGTTCCAATTATGAGGAAAGAGCGTTTTGGTCGCATTATTAACTATGGATTTCAAGGAGCAGATAGTGCACCTGGTTGGATGTATCGTTCCGCATTCGCCGCTGCAAAAGTAGGGCTTGTTTCATTAACAAAGACAATTGCTTATGAAGAAGCAGAGTATGGTATTACATCAAATATGGTTTGTCCGGGGGATATCATTGGTGAAATGAAAGAAGCAACGATTCAGGAAGCGCGTACGATTAAAGACAGTAGGACGCCAATTGGTAGATCTGGAACAGGTGAAGATATCGCTCGCACAATTGCATTTCTATGCGAGGAAGATTCCGATATGATTACGGGCACAATTATAGAAGTAACAGGTGCAGTTGACGTAATTCATAGATATCGATAA
- a CDS encoding universal stress protein, which yields MNNTYTNILIAVDGSKEAERAFKKAIQVAKRNNATLTIAHIVDVKAYSAVEAYSRAIAERANLFAEDLLEDYKKTATEAGLEKVELVLEFGNPKSKISKDIAPKHKVDLIMCGATGLNAVERFLIGSVSEHIIRYAKCDVLVVRGEEEQGDI from the coding sequence ATGAATAATACATATACAAATATTTTAATTGCAGTGGACGGTTCCAAAGAAGCAGAAAGAGCCTTTAAAAAAGCAATTCAAGTCGCAAAACGTAACAACGCAACATTAACAATCGCTCATATCGTTGATGTAAAAGCATACTCTGCTGTTGAGGCATATAGCCGTGCAATTGCTGAGCGTGCAAATCTCTTTGCAGAAGATTTATTAGAAGACTACAAAAAGACTGCAACTGAAGCTGGTCTTGAAAAAGTAGAACTTGTATTAGAATTCGGTAACCCAAAATCTAAAATTTCAAAAGACATTGCCCCAAAACATAAAGTAGATTTAATTATGTGTGGTGCAACTGGTTTAAACGCTGTAGAACGATTCTTAATCGGTAGCGTCTCTGAACATATTATTCGCTATGCGAAATGCGATGTCCTTGTTGTTCGTGGTGAAGAAGAGCAAGGTGACATTTAA
- a CDS encoding ProA domain protein encodes MGDYERIILDVNDEELKMLDTICSHFKEKHGVELSHGALLRDLMDIEYIRITENRHKYE; translated from the coding sequence ATGGGAGATTATGAACGAATTATTTTAGATGTAAATGATGAAGAGTTGAAAATGCTCGATACGATTTGTTCTCATTTTAAAGAAAAACACGGCGTTGAGCTAAGCCACGGTGCACTCCTTCGTGATTTAATGGACATTGAGTATATTCGTATTACAGAAAATAGACATAAATATGAATAA
- a CDS encoding zinc ribbon domain-containing protein YjdM, with protein sequence MKNLPNCPKCNSEYTYEDGSFFVCPECAHEWALESETENSEDKKIVKDANGNILNDGDAVTVIKDLKVKGTSSVIKIGTKVKSIRLVDGDHDIDCKIDGFGAMKLKSEFVKKA encoded by the coding sequence ATGAAAAATTTACCAAACTGTCCGAAATGTAATTCAGAATATACTTATGAAGATGGAAGTTTTTTTGTTTGTCCAGAGTGTGCGCATGAGTGGGCTTTAGAATCAGAAACTGAAAATAGTGAAGATAAAAAAATTGTTAAAGATGCAAATGGAAATATCTTAAACGATGGTGATGCTGTAACAGTAATCAAAGACCTTAAAGTAAAAGGAACTTCATCAGTTATAAAAATAGGTACAAAAGTAAAGAGTATCCGTTTAGTTGATGGAGATCATGATATCGATTGCAAAATTGACGGTTTTGGAGCTATGAAATTAAAATCTGAATTTGTTAAAAAGGCATAA
- a CDS encoding DinB family protein has protein sequence MKSESISKHFHTLNQQRAQFLLKLQSLPQEKLWYQNENGKWSIGEHFYHLYLIARMLKVVIKFSFPLLPYAKIRRNAPFATEIHDIYAEYKEKHGKGMKAPWILVPSKKIYYSMDGKELERLLVNETNAIKVCVQNIEENIAGHIVFLDPIAKYPNLIQAIQLLAIHEKHHFLIIENIYKMMHARSLEV, from the coding sequence ATGAAATCTGAAAGTATATCAAAACATTTTCATACATTAAATCAGCAAAGAGCTCAATTTCTCCTAAAACTACAATCACTTCCACAAGAAAAGCTATGGTATCAAAATGAAAATGGGAAATGGTCGATTGGAGAACATTTCTACCATTTGTACTTAATCGCAAGAATGCTAAAAGTTGTCATTAAATTTTCTTTCCCGCTTCTTCCCTATGCCAAAATAAGAAGAAATGCCCCGTTTGCAACTGAAATACATGACATCTATGCAGAGTACAAAGAGAAACATGGTAAAGGAATGAAAGCTCCTTGGATTTTAGTACCCTCAAAAAAAATCTATTATTCTATGGATGGTAAAGAGCTAGAACGATTGCTAGTTAACGAAACAAATGCAATCAAAGTATGCGTTCAAAATATAGAAGAGAACATTGCAGGACACATTGTATTTTTGGATCCAATCGCTAAGTATCCAAACCTAATTCAAGCCATTCAACTTTTAGCGATACATGAGAAACATCATTTTTTAATCATTGAAAATATCTATAAAATGATGCATGCACGTAGTCTAGAAGTATAA